A genomic window from Populus nigra chromosome 7, ddPopNigr1.1, whole genome shotgun sequence includes:
- the LOC133699922 gene encoding phosphatidylinositol 4-phosphate 5-kinase 2-like, which produces MQETLLATLSENPKTKANNKDVSLLVTSPCHIVSTRTRSQPNSRRVTPTRDSTTTTITASVDTSYALVEKVLPNGDIYTGGLVDGVPRGKGKYLWSDGCMYEGEWKKGKANGGGKFSWPTGASYEGHFKLGKMDGFGTFIGVDGEAYSGNWVSDKKHGFGEKRYANGDVYQGLWKDNLQDGDGKYSWSNGNEYIGEWKNGVIFGKGVLVWDNGNRYEGYWENGVPKGKGMLTFGSGNGRVCGGGEDLKRVALDPVGGGGRKRSSVDGNFPRICIWELDGEAGDITCDIVDNVEASMFYRDGSDDNGGGCEGNVQQQQPGRSPCCSVDCEVNKKQGQTISKGHKNYDLMLNLQLGVRHSVGKHASITRELRQGDFDPKEKFWTRFPPEGSKSTPPHQSVDFRWKDYCPMVFRHLRELFAIDPADYMLAICGSDTLREFSSPGKSGSSFYLTQDDRFMIKTVKKSEVKVLIKMLPSYYQHVCQYKNSLVTKFFGVHCVKPMGGQKTRFVVMGNLFCSEYRIHKRFDLKGSSHGRTTDKPEGEIDETTTLKDLDLNFVFRLERSWFNELIRQIYRDCEFLEAERIMDYSLLIGLHFRDDYSSDEMMSLNDKHFEKRNSHNEETSMRGYHLLPDMDWVMEGRGPFIRLGANMPARAERLSRNTELDQCTGSGSNNSTPSQNGTEIFDVVLYFGIIDILQDYDISKKLEHAYKSLQVDPTSISAVDPKLYSKRFRDFIHRIFIEDK; this is translated from the exons ATGCAAGAGACCCTTTTAGCTACACTATCAGAAAACCCCAAAACCAAAGCCAACAACAAAGACGTTTCCTTGCTCGTCACCTCGCCGTGCCATATCGTCTCGACGAGAACCCGATCCCAGCCGAACTCGCGGCGCGTGACGCCAACTCGCGACTCGACTACCACCACCATTACCGCCAGTGTCGACACCAGCTATGCCTTGGTGGAGAAGGTGCTGCCCAATGGGGATATTTATACCGGGGGGTTGGTAGATGGTGTTCCACGTGGGAAAGGGAAGTATTTGTGGAGTGATGGGTGTATGTATGAAGGAGAGTGGAAGAAAGGGAAGGCTAATGGAGGTGGGAAGTTTTCTTGGCCAACAGGAGCTTCTTATGAAGGCCATTTTAAGTTGGGGAAAATGGATGGTTTTGGTACTTTTATTGGTGTAGATGGTGAAGCTTATAGTGGAAATTGGGTGAGTGATAAAAAACATGGGTTTGGTGAGAAAAGGTATGCTAACGGGGATGTTTATCAAGGTTTATGGAAGGATAATTTGCAAGATGGAGATGGGAAGTATAGCTGGAGTAATGGGAATGAGTATATTGGTGAGTGGAAAAACGGGGTGATTTTCGGGAAAGGGGTGTTGGTTTGGGATAATGGGAATAGATATGAAGGGTATTGGGAAAATGGGGTGCCGAAAGGGAAAGGGATGCTTACATTTGGTAGTGGGAATGGGAGGGTTTGTGGCGGCGGAGAGGATCTTAAAAGAGTGGCCTTGGATCCGGTAGGAGGGGGAGGGAGGAAGAGATCATCAGTGGATGGTAACTTTCCGCGGATATGTATTTGGGAGTTGGATGGAGAGGCTGGTGATATTACTTGTGATATTGTTGATAATGTTGAGGCGTCAATGTTTTACAGAGATGGTAGTGATGATAATGGAGGTGGATGTGAGGGTAatgtgcagcagcagcagccaggAAGAAGTCCTTGTTGTTCTGTTGATTGTGAGGTTAATAAGAAACAAGGACAAACGATTTCAAAAGGGCATAAGAATTATGATTTAATGCTTAATCTTCAACTGGGTGTCCG GCATTCTGTGGGCAAGCATGCGTCAATAACAAGGGAATTAAGACAGGGTGATTTTGATCCCAAAGAGAAGTTCTGGACAAGGTTTCCACCTGAAGGATCGAAGTCTACACCTCCGCATCAGTCTGTGGATTTCAGATGGAAGGATTACTGTCCCATGGTATTCAG ACATCTGAGGGAATTGTTTGCAATAGATCCAGCGGACTACATGCTAGCTATTTGTGGAAGTGATACTCTTAGGGAATTTTCCTCCCCTGGGAAGAGTGGAAGCTCCTTTTATCTAACTCAAGATGACCGTTTCATGATCAAAACCGTTAAGAAATCTGAAGTCAAG GTTCTCATTAAGATGCTTCCAAGTTATTACCAACATGTTTGCCAGTACAAGAACTCATTGGTAACAAAGTTCTTTGGTGTGCATTGTGTTAAACCAATGGGAGGTCAAAAG ACCCGTTTTGTTGTAATGGGCAATCTGTTTTGTTCCGAGTACCGCATCCATAAACGCTTTGACCTGAAAGGTTCTTCTCATGGACGTACAACTGACAAGCCAGAGGGTGAAATTGATGAGACAACCACACTTAAGGACCTCGATCTAAACTTTGTATTTCGCCTGGAACGGTCATGGTTTAATGAACTCATAAG aCAAATTTATAGGGACTGTGAATTCTTGGAAGCAGAGAGAATTATGGATTACAGTCTTCTAATTGGTCTTCATTTCCGTGATGATTACTCAAGTGATGAGATGATGTCACTAAATGACAAGCATTTTG aaaaaagaaattcacaTAATGAGGAAACATCGATGCGTGGTTATCATTTGCTGCCCGATATGGACTGGGTCATGGAAGGCAG GGGGCCATTTATCCGGCTAGGGGCAAACATGCCTGCAAGAGCAGAGCGTCTGTCGAGGAATACTGAATTGGATCAGTGCACAGGGAGTGGAAGTAACAATTCAACACCTTCACAGAATGGTACCGAGATCTTTGATGTAGTTCTCTACTTTGGTATCATTGACATCCTCCAAGATTATGATATCAGCAAAAAGCTAGAACATGCATACAAGTCCTTGCAAGTGGATCCCACGTCTATCTCAGCTGTTGATCCCAAGTTATACTCGAAAAGATTCCGAGATTTCATACATAGAATTTTCATAGAGGACAAGTGA